The proteins below come from a single Oenanthe melanoleuca isolate GR-GAL-2019-014 chromosome Z, OMel1.0, whole genome shotgun sequence genomic window:
- the FEM1C gene encoding protein fem-1 homolog C, which translates to MDLKTAVFNAARDGKLRLLSKLLASKTREEVAQLMSEKTNGATPLLMAARYGHLDMVEYLLDHCSASIEVGGSVNFDGETIEGAPPLWAASAAGHLKVVQCLLDHGASVNNTTLTNSTPLRAACFDGHLEIVKYLVEHKADLEVSNRHGHTCLMISCYKGHKEIAQYLLEKGADVNRKSVKGNTALHDCAESGSLEIMKMLLKYCAKMEKDGYGMTPLLSASVTGHTNIVDFLTQHVQTSKAERINALELLGATFVDKKRDLLGALKYWKRAMEMRYSDRTNILSKPVPQTLIMAYDYAKEVNSSEELENLIADPDEMRMQALLIRERILGPSHPDTSYYIRYRGAVYADSGNFKRCINLWKYALDMQQSNLDPLSPMTASSLLSFAELFSFMLQDRAKGLLGTTVTFDDLMGILCKSVLEIERAMKQTQCLPDPIQLNKALSIILHLICLLEKVPCSSEQEHFKKQTIYKFLKLQPRGKNNFSPLHLAVDNNTTCVGRYPVCKFPSLQVTAILVECGADVNVRDSDNNSPLHIAALNNHPDIMNLLIKSGSHFDATNSCKQTASDLLDEKEIAKNLIQPINHTTLQCLAARVIVNHNICYAGHIPEKLENFVLLHR; encoded by the exons GCCCGCTACGGTCACCTCGACATGGTGGAATACCTGTTGGACCATTGCTCTGCCTCGATAGAGGTTGGTGGCTCGGTGAATTTTGATGGTGAGACCATCGAGGGGGCTCCGCCGTTGTGGGCAGCATCAGCCGCCGGCCACTTGAAGGTTGTTCAGTGTCTCTTGGATCATGGTGCGTCTGTCAACAACACAACGCTGACAAACTCAACGCCGCTTAGAGCTGCCTGTTTTGATGGTCACCTGGAAATAGTCAAATATCTTGTGGAGCACAAAGCAGACCTGGAAGTATCAAACCGTCACGGGCATACATGCTTGATGATCTCATGTTACAAAGGCCACAAAGAGATTGCTCAGTATTTACTTGAAAAAGGAGCTGATGTGAACAGAAAAAGTGTTAAAG GAAATACAGCACTACATGACTGTGCAGAGTCTGGAAGTTTGGAGATCATGAAGATGCTTCTGAAGTATTGTGCTAAAATGGAAAAGGATGGTTATGGAATGACTCCCCTTCTGTCAGCCAGTGTGACAGGCCACACAAATATAGTGGACTTTCTGACCCAGCACGTACAGACAAGTAAGGCTGAGCGCATAAATGCCCTGGAACTTCTAGGAGCAACATTTGTGGACAAAAAGAGAGATCTGCTTGGTGCTTTGAAATACTGGAAAAGAGCTATGGAAATGAGATACAGCGATAGGACTAATATCCTCAGCAAACCTGTGCCACAAACACTGATTATGGCTTATGATTATGCTAAAGAGGTAAACAGCTCAGAAGAGCTAGAAAATCTTATTGCAGACCCAGATGAAATGAGAATGCAAGCATTACTAATTAGAGAACGTATTCTTGGCCCTTCTCACCCAGACACATCCTACTATATTAGATACAGAGGTGCTGTGTATGCAGACTCCGGAAACTTCAAGCGTTGCATCAATTTATGGAAGTATGCTTTGGACATGCAGCAGAGCAATCTTGATCCGCTGAGCCCGATGACAGCCAGCAGTTTGCTGTCATTTGCTGAACTTTTCTCTTTCATGCTTCAGGATAGGGCAAAAGGCCTGCTAGGCACTACTGTCACTTTTGATGATCTGATGGGTATACTGTGCAAAAGCGTTCTTGAAATAGAACGGGCCATGAAGCAAACCCAATGTCTTCCTGATCCAATACAGCTGAACAAAGCCCTTTCCatcattttgcatttaatttgcCTGTTGGAAAAAGTACCTTGCAGCTCAGAACAGGAACATTTTAAGAAACAAACTATTTACAAGTTTCTTAAGCTTCAGCCTAGAGGAAAGAATAACTTCAGTCCACTTCACCTTGCTGTCGACAATAATACTACATGTGTCGGTCGCTACCCAGTTTGTAAATTCCCCTCTCTACAAGTTACTGCGATCCTGGTGGAATGTGGTGCTGATGTAAATGTCAGAGACTCCGATAACAACAGTCCATTGCACATTGCTGCACTGAACAACCATCCAGACATCATGAATCTTCTTATCAAGTCAGGTTCACATTTTGATGCCACAAACTCATGTAAACAAACAGCTAGTGATTTGCTGGATGAGAAGGAAATAGCAAAGAATTTAATCCAGCCCATAAATCATACTACTTTGCAGTGTCTTGCTGCTCGTGTAATAGTGAATCATAACATATGCTATGCAGGGCATATCCCTGAAAAACTAGAGAACTTTGTTTTGCTCCATAGATGA